From a region of the Lactuca sativa cultivar Salinas chromosome 4, Lsat_Salinas_v11, whole genome shotgun sequence genome:
- the LOC111882471 gene encoding uncharacterized protein LOC111882471, with translation MRKRLNLNETIDIVQYEQFKKERDYRIQVLLRIIAVVKFLAKHNLAFRGSNEKLYDKGFLNVDDTTGKGLFDITLEELKSLGLEIDDMRALHEVGERDNDAVVASEAISLEEKELGDFEFLVSLVIWYQVLNHVNIMSKKLQLKDMHVDNAIKEINKLIEYCKDYRETCFSKAIIEAKEIDIELGIDRIFPQKRLIQRKRMFDESSSSEEVSFTAEENFRVNYFLYIIDQASSSRETRFEQFKEYDKLFGVVFPHNLKGMEDKDFMSSCKTLKFEERSDIDVEEVYTELKLFETLDTNEFSNPIDVLKFLKELDYFSNASIAYRILLTIPVIVASAEKSFSKLKLLKSYLHSTMNQQRLSDLSMISTENEILETIEYDELINQFAIENARRASRIVG, from the exons ATGCGTAAACGATTGAACTTGAACGAAACAATTGATATAGTTCAATACGAGCAATTCAAGAAAGAAAGAGATTACAGGATACAAGTCCTTTTGAGAATCATTGCAGTAGTGAAGTTTCTTGCTAAACATAATTTAGCATTCCGTGGATCAAATGAAAAGTTGTATGATAAAG GTTTTTTGAATGTTGATGATACCACCGGAAAAGGACTATTTGATATTACACTTGAGGAGTTAAAGTCTCTTGGTCTTGAAATTGATGATATGCGTG CTTTACATGAAGTTGGAGAAAGGGATAATGATGCTGTAGTTGCAAGTGAAGCAATTTCATTGGAAGAAAAAGAACTTGGTGACTTTGAATTTTTGGTATCACTAGTCATTTGGTATCAAGTATTAAACCATGTGAATATTATGAGTAAAAAGTTACAGTTAAAGGATATGCATGTTgataatgctattaaagaaataaataaattgatTGAGTACTGCAAAGATTATAGAGAAACTTGTTTTTCAAAAGCGATTATTGAAGCTAAGGAGATTGATATTGAATTGGGTATTGATAGAATATTTCCACAAAAACGTTTGATTCAAAGGAAAAGGATGTTTGATGAGAGTTCAAGTAGCGAAGAAGTTTCATTTACAGCCGAAGAGAATTTCAGAGTCAATTATTTCTTATACATTATTGATCAAGCTAGTTCTTCTCGTGAGACAAGATTTGAACAATTCAAAGAGTATGACAAATTATTTGGTGTTGTATTTCCACATAATTTGAAGGGAATGGAAGATAAAGATTTTATGTCATCTTGTAAAACACTCAAGTTTGAAGAAAGATCGGATATTGATGTTGAGGAAGTTTATACAGAGTTGAAATTATTTGAGACATTGGACACCAATGAATTTAGCAACCCTATAgatgttttgaagtttttgaaagaACTTGATTATTTCTCAAATGCAAGCATTGCATATAGAATATTGTTGACTATTCCAGTAATAGTGGCATCTGCAGAAAAAAGTTTTTCGAAATTGAAGTTGTTGAAATCTTACTTACACTCAACAATGAACCAACAAAGACTTAGCGATTTGTCCATGATATCTACCGAGAACGAAATCTTAGAGACTATAGAGTATGATGAGTTAATCAACCAATTTGCTATCGAGAATGCTAGGAGAGCTTCACGGATCGTCGGTTAG